Proteins found in one Pyrus communis chromosome 15, drPyrComm1.1, whole genome shotgun sequence genomic segment:
- the LOC137718522 gene encoding uncharacterized protein gives MAAHAGRLLRQWPMWQQHCCSNAAFHHLIFSPLLPVTTRINSRRPSLTTVHLATRGVHKLLRGLRPSDYQDANTASSGSDSDSDAVTYKSRNELKRHARRAVRWAMDLASFSSPQIKRIVRVASLDQDVLDAVILVKKLGPDVREGKRRQFNYIGKLLRDVEADLMDALIQATKDSDESKLQALSGPETLGVDDVADEEEAEETDCELEEEGSHIDEATRWFDGLISKDIKITNEVYSISNVDFDRQELRKLVRSVHSRLEQKVDLEENTGRIGAARVSAEKALTRFLRSLAKRSLEIDI, from the exons ATGGCTGCTCACGCGGGACGGCTTCTGAGGCAATGGCCGATGTGGCAGCAGCATTGCTGCTCAAACGCCGCCTTCCACCACCTTATCTTCTCCCCCTTACTTCCGGTCACCACGAGAATCAACTCCCGTCGTCCGTCTTTGACCACCGTCCACCTGGCCACTCGCGGCGTCCATAAACTATTACGCGGGCTCAGACCGTCCGATTACCAAGACGCCAACACCGCCAGTTCGGGTTCAGATTCGGATTCGGATGCAGTCACGTACAAGAGCCGCAACGAGTTGAAGCGCCACGCCCGACGCGCCGTCCGTTGGGCTATGGACCTCGCCTCCTTCTCCAGCCCTCAAATCAAACGCATTGTCAG AGTGGCTTCTCTGGACCAAGACGTGTTGGATGCTGTGATTCTAGTGAAG AAACTAGGACCTGATGTTCGAGAAGGGAAGCGAAGGCAGTTCAATTATATTG GGAAACTGCTGCGGGATGTGGAGGCCGACTTGATGGATGCTTTGATTCAGGCTACGAAAGATAGCGATGAAAGTAAGCTGCAAGCTTTATCAGGTCCGGAGACATTGGGGGTTGATGATGTTGCCGATGAAGAAGAAGCGGAAGAAACTGATTGTGAGTTGGAAGAAGAG GGTTCTCACATTGATGAAGCGACcagatggtttgatggtctgATCAGTAAGGACATTAAGATCACCAATGAAGTTTATTCAATTTCGAATGTTGATTTTGACCGTCAG GAACTAAGGAAACTTGTCCGAAGTGTGCATTCTAGATTGGAACAGAAGGTTGATTTGGAGGAAAATACGGGAAGGATTGGTGCAGCGAGAGTGAGTGCTGAAAAGGCACTCACCAGGTTCCTTCGTTCCCTTGCTAAACGTAGCCTAGAGATTGATATATGA